From one Lasioglossum baleicum chromosome 11, iyLasBale1, whole genome shotgun sequence genomic stretch:
- the Brm gene encoding ATP-dependent helicase brm isoform X2 — protein MASPSPQSSPMPPPQAPSPMGPPQQAPSPSNPQGSPMGPPQHHPHSPTQAYQSGPSIPPGGPPMSQQPQQPPQQQQNYPPHPQQMQQNMGPQMGPGGPNQMVPSSQSPMGPSSMGPVGPTGQMGHNGPSSMGPVGPTGQMGHNGPSQMGPNGPGQMNMGGSSTQMSMGPGGPGSQMGPGGQLGPNGLGQMGGGSGPGGQMPPGNGPGGNMGPGNAPGGQMGSSSGPTSQMGVGNGPGGQIGSGGGSGSQGGPGNTPGNQMPPGGGPGGQMSGPGSGPGGQMGGPGSGPGGQMGPGNLSGSQMGPGSGPSGPGGMGPGNQMGPNCPGGQMGPGNTPGNQMPPGAGPGGQMSGPGSGPGGQMGGPGSGPGGQMGPGNLSGSQRGPGSWPSGPGGMGPGNQMGPNCPGGQMGPGNTPGNQMPPGAGPGGQMSGPGSGPGGQMGGPGSGPGGQMGPGNLSGSQMGPGSGPSGPGGMGPGNQMGPNCPGGQMGPGNTPGNQMPPGAGPGGQMSGPGSGPGGQMGGPGSGPGGQMGPGNLSGSQMGPGSGPSGPGGMGPGNQMGPNCPGGQMGPGNTPGNQMPPGAGPGGQMSGPGSGPGGQMGGPGSGPGGQMGPGNLSASQMGPGSGPSGPGGMGPGNQMGPNCPGGQMGPGNTPGNQMPPGAGPGGQMSGPGSGPGGQMGGPGSGPGGQMGPGNLSGSQMGPGGGPSGPGGMGPGNQIGPNGPGGMGPGNQIGPNGPSSQMSHGGSSNQMGPNGVSGQPSSGQMGPGSQSQPMVPTGSAPMGPGAPVNQMSQTGPGQTVPSGPSGPPGPCQIGPAGGPPGPGQENLNALQKAIDSMEERGLQEDPRYSQLLALKARQGSMGEKQAFSSQQLQQLRVQIMAYRLLARNQPLTPQLTLALQGMVPRPPIDPTQASAATTGPQIPGPNVIGPAVPPRPGCQTPQQQQPPPTGAKTNRVTSVAKPAGLDPLLILQERENRVAARIALRMEQLSNLPTNMPEDLRIQAQIELRMLRVLNFQRQLRSEILACTRKDTTLETAVNVKAYKRTKKQSLREARATEKLEKQQKLEAERKRRQKHQEFLNSVLQHGKDFKEFHRNNLARLGRLNKAVLNYHANAEREQKKEQERIEKERMRRLMAEDEEGYRKLIDQKKDKRLAFLLSQTDEYISNLTEMVKQHKIEQKRKQVEEQKRKKKKKKILQDGEGGEDGSNNEDSRVGVMETATGRTLTGEDAPLMTQLQAFLESHPGWEPIDSESEDDDDDDDDDGDDKSDHKEKADSEEDKVKKTIHKAKVEDDEYKTEEQTYYSIAHTVHEVVTEQASIMVNGKLKEYQIKGLEWLVSLFNNNLNGILADEMGLGKTIQTIALVTYLMEKKKVNGPFLIIVPLSTLSNWVLEFEKWAPSVVVVSYKGSPAGRRAIQSQMRATKFNVLLTTYEYVIKDKGVLAKLQWKYMIIDEGHRMKNHHCKLTQVLNTHYLAPHRLLLTGTPLQNKLPELWALLNFLLPSIFKSCSTFEQWFNAPFATTGEKVELNEEETILIIRRLHKVLRPFLLRRLKKEVESQLPDKVEYIIKCDMSGLQKVLYKHMQSKGVLLTDGSEKGKQGKGGAKALMNTIVQLRKLCNHPFMFQAIEEKYCEHVGTQGSGVITGPDLYRASGKFELLDRILPKLKATNHRVLLFCQMTQLMTIMEDYLNWRGFMYLRLDGTTKAEDRGDLLKKFNDPGSEYFLFLLSTRAGGLGLNLQAADTVIIFDSDWNPHQDLQAQDRAHRIGQKNEVRVLRLMTVNSVEERILAAARYKLNMDEKVIQAGMFDQKSTGSERQQFLQSILHQDDAEDEEENEVPDDETVNQMIARTEGEFETFQKLDLERRREEAKFGPSRKARLLEEKELPDWLVKDDDEVERWTYEEDEPGFLGRGSRQRKEVDYSDSLTEKEWLKAIDDDGADYEEEEEDDKKKKKTRKRKKKGEEDDEPMPKKRRGAGSSIDPKMKRAMKKLIMVVVNYTDSTDGRLLSEPFMKLPSRRELPDYYEIIKKPLTINKLLQKIEEGKYTDFDDLEKDFMQLCKNAQIYNEEASLIHEDSIVLQSVFTNARQRIEEEGNNSDIDDKGDGDDGSDADSSMRMKIKLKGRKGEGRGGRRKRVTKKYISDDDDDADDN, from the exons ATGGGTCCTGGTGGTCCGAATCAGATGGTGCCCAGCAGTCAGTCTCCGATGGGACCTTCTTCGATGGGGCCTGTCGGACCCACAGGACAAATGGGACACAACGGACCTTCTTCGATGGGGCCTGTCGGACCCACAGGACAAATGGGACACAACGGTCCCTCGCAGATGGGTCCGAACGGTCCGGGACAGATGAACATGGGAGGCTCATCGACGCAGATGAGTATGGGACCAGGAGGCCCTGGTAGTCAGATGGGACCTGGAGGACAATTGGGACCGAACGGTCTTGGACAGATGGGTGGCGGAAGTGGTCCTGGTGGACAGATGCCTCCTGGAAATGGACCTGGCGGTAATATGGGTCCTGGAAACGCGCCTGGTGGACAAATGGGGTCCAGTAGTGGGCCCACGAGTCAAATGGGCGTAGGAAACGGTCCTGGAGGACAGATCGGATCGGGAGGAGGCAGTGGGAGTCAAGGCGGACCTGGTAATACTCCGGGAAATCAAATGCCACCTGGAGGTGGGCCTGGAGGGCAGATGAGTGGTCCAGGAAGTGGACCTGGCGGACAAATGGGTGGTCCAGGAAGCGGTCCCGGTGGTCAAATGGGTCCCGGTAATTTATCTGGAAGTCAGATGGGACCTGGAAGCGGGCCCAGTGGACCTGGTGGAATGGGGCCTGGTAATCAGATGGGTCCCAATTGTCCTGGAGGACAAATGGGACCTGGTAATACTCCGGGAAATCAAATGCCACCTGGAGCTGGACCTGGAGGGCAGATGAGTGGTCCAGGAAGCGGACCCGGCGGACAAATGGGTGGTCCAGGAAGCGGTCCAGGTGGTCAAATGGGTCCTGGGAATCTATCTGGAAGTCAGCGGGGACCTGGAAGCTGGCCAAGTGGACCTGGTGGAATGGGGCCTGGTAATCAGATGGGTCCCAATTGTCCTGGAGGACAAATGGGACCTGGTAATACTCCGGGAAATCAAATGCCACCTGGAGCTGGACCTGGAGGGCAGATGAGTGGTCCAGGAAGCGGACCCGGCGGACAAATGGGTGGTCCAGGAAGCGGTCCCGGTGGTCAAATGGGTCCTGGGAATCTCTCTGGAAGTCAGATGGGACCTGGAAGCGGGCCTAGTGGACCTGGTGGAATGGGGCCTGGTAATCAGATGGGTCCCAATTGTCCTGGAGGACAAATGGGACCTGGTAATACTCCAGGAAATCAAATGCCACCTGGAGCTGGACCTGGAGGGCAGATGAGTGGTCCAGGAAGCGGACCCGGCGGACAAATGGGTGGTCCAGGAAGCGGTCCCGGTGGTCAAATGGGCCCTGGGAATCTATCTGGAAGTCAGATGGGACCTGGAAGCGGGCCTAGTGGACCTGGTGGAATGGGGCCTGGTAATCAGATGGGTCCCAATTGTCCTGGAGGACAAATGGGACCTGGTAATACTCCGGGAAATCAAATGCCACCTGGAGCTGGACCTGGAGGGCAGATGAGTGGGCCAGGAAGCGGACCTGGCGGACAAATGGGTGGTCCAGGAAGCGGTCCCGGTGGTCAAATGGGTCCTGGTAATCTATCTGCAAGTCAGATGGGACCTGGAAGCGGGCCGAGTGGACCTGGTGGAATGGGGCCTGGTAATCAGATGGGACCCAATTGTCCTGGAGGACAAATGGGACCTGGTAATACTCCGGGAAATCAAATGCCACCTGGAGCTGGACCTGGAGGGCAGATGAGTGGTCCAGGAAGCGGACCTGGCGGACAAATGGGTGGTCCAGGAAGCGGTCCCGGTGGTCAAATGGGTCCTGGGAATCTATCTGGAAGTCAGATGGGACCTGGAGGCGGGCCCAGTGGACCTGGTGGAATGGGGCCTGGTAATCAGATAGGTCCCAACGGACCTGGTGGAATGGGGCCTGGTAATCAGATAGGTCCCAACGGACCGTCCAGTCAAATGAGCCACGGTGGTTCCAGCAATCAGATGGGTCCGAACGGAGTGAGTGGTCAACCGTCTTCTGGTCAAATGGGGCCTGGTTCGCAAAGCCAGCCAATGGTACCGACGGGATCGGCGCCGATGGGGCCTGGCGCACCTGTAAATCAGATGAGCCAGACTGGACCTGGGCAAACAGTTCCTTCCGGTCCCAGCGGTCCTCCAGGACCTTGCCAAATTGGGCCTGCAGGAGGTCCTCCTGGTCCTGGCCAAGAGAATTTGAACGCTTTGCAGAAAGCGATTGATTCAATGGAGGAAAGAGGACTTCAAGAAGATCCACGGTACTCGCAGCTACTCGCCCTGAAAGCTCGGCAAGGTAGCATGGGCGAAAAGCAAGCTTTCAGCTCTCAGCAGTTGCAACAGCTACG GGTACAGATAATGGCGTACCGATTACTGGCTAGGAACCAACCATTAACTCCGCAATTAACGCTCGCTCTTCAAG gTATGGTGCCACGCCCTCCCATAGACCCAACTCAAGCAAGCGCCGCTACTACAGGGCCACAGATCCCCGGGCCGAACGTGATTGGCCCTGCAGTGCCCCCTAGACCCGGTTGTCAGACACCGCAACAACAACAACCTCCTCCGACCGGTGCTAAGACCAACAGGGTGACTAGCGTGGCGAAACCAGCTGGGTTGGATCCATTATTAATATTACAGGAACGCGAGAACAG AGTGGCAGCGCGAATAGCATTACGGATGGAGCAGCTGAGCAACTTGCCCACCAACATGCCAGAAGACCTCCGCATACAGGCTCAGATCGAGCTGAGAATGCTGAGAGTGCTGAATTTCCAAAGACAATTACGATCAGAG ATTTTAGCCTGCACAAGAAAGGACACTACCCTAGAGACCGCAGTGAACGTAAAGGCCTACAAACGTACGAAGAAGCAGAGTCTCCGCGAGGCCAGGGCCACGGAGAAGCTGGAGAAGCAGCAGAAGTTGGAGGCTGAGCGGAAACGCAGACAGAAACATCAG GAGTTCCTAAACTCCGTGCTTCAGCATGGCAAGGACTTCAAAGAGTTCCATAGAAACAACTTGGCCAGATTAGGCAGGCTGAACAAGGCTGTGCTGAACTACCATGCGAACGCGGAACGTGAACAGAAGAAGGAGCAAGAACGCATCGAGAAGGAGCGTATGAGACGTCTGATGGCGGAGGATGAAGAGGGATACAGGAAACTGATCGACCAGAAGAAAGACAAGCGATTGGCCTTCCTGTTGTCCCAGACTGACGAGTACATCAGCAACTTGACCGAGATGGTGAAGCAGCACAAGATCGAGCAGAAGAGGAAGCAGGTGGAGGAGCAGAAgcgcaagaagaagaagaagaagatcctGCAGGATGGCGAGGGTGGCGAAGACGGTTCCAACAACGAAGACTCTCGCGTAGGAGTCATGGAAACAGCCACAGGACGCACGTTAACCGGAGAAGACGCACCTTTGATGACCCAGCTGCAAGCGTTCTTAGAATCTCACCCAGGATGGGAGCCGATCGATTCGGAAAGTgaagacgacgatgacgacgatgacgacgacggcgacgataAATCGGATCACAAAGAGAAGGCAGACTCCGAAGAGGACAAAGTGAAGAAAACAATACACAAAGCCAAAGTGGAGGACGACGAATACAAAACCGAAGAACAGACTTATTACAGCATCGCTCACACAGTTCACGAAGTGGTGACCGAGCAGGCGTCTATCATGGTGAATGGAAAATTGAAGGAGTACCAGATCAAGGGATTAGAGTGGCTAGTGTCGTTGTTCAACAATAACCTGAACGGTATACTCGCTGACGAGATGGGTCTCGGTAAGACTATTCAGACAATAGCTTTAGTAACCTATCTAATGGAGAAGAAGAAGGTGAACGGGCCGTTCCTGATCATCGTACCTTTGTCTACTCTATCGAATTGGGTGCTAGAGTTTGAAAAGTGGGCTCCCAGCGTTGTGGTAGTATCTTACAAGGGTTCGCCAGCTGGCAGAAGAGCTATTCAGTCTCAGATGAGAGCCACGAAGTTCAACGTGCTACTAACCACTTATGAGTACGTAATCAAGGACAAGGGAGTGCTAGCAAAGTTGCAGTGGAAGTACATGATAATCGACGAGGGTCACAGGATGAAGAACCACCACTGCAAGCTGACACAAGTTCTGAATACACATTACTTAGCCCCTCATCGTCTCCTCCTGACAGGTACACCACTGCAGAACAAACTGCCGGAGCTGTGGGCGCTGCTGAACTTCCTACTGCCCTCCATCTTCAAATCCTGCAGCACCTTTGAGCAGTGGTTCAACGCGCCGTTCGCCACCACCGGAGAGAAGGTCGAACTGAACGAGGAAGAAACGATCCTTATCATTCGTCGTCTGCATAAGGTGCTGCGACCTTTCTTGCTGAGACGTCTGAAGAAGGAGGTCGAGTCACAACTCCCGGACAAGGTCGAGTACATCATCAAGTGCGACATGTCCGGACTGCAGAAGGTGCTGTACAAACACATGCAGAGCAAGGGCGTGCTGTTGACGGATGGATCGGAGAAGGGCAAGCAGGGCAAGGGTGGCGCCAAGGCCTTGATGAACACCATCGTGCAGCTGAGGAAGCTGTGCAACCATCCGTTCATGTTCCAAGCGATCGAGGAGAAATACTGCGAGCACGTTGGTACTCAGGGCTCGGGGGTGATCACTGGGCCAGACTTGTATCGAGCGTCTGGCAAGTTCGAATTGCTGGATCGCATCCTTCCTAAGCTGAAGGCTACCAATCACAGAGTACTACTGTTCTGTCAGATGACACAGTTGATGACGATCATGGAAGACTACCTGAACTGGCGAGGATTCATGTACCTGCGTCTCGACGGAACGACGAAAGCCGAGGATAGAGGAGACTTGTTGAAGAAATTCAACGACCCTGGCTCAGAGTACTTTCTGTTTTTGCTGTCCACGCGTGCCGGTGGTTTAGGGTTGAATCTCCAAGCTGCCGACACCGTGATCATCTTCGACTCCGACTGGAATCCTCACCAGGACTTGCAAGCTCAAGACAGAGCGCACAGAATTGGCCAGAAGAACGAGGTGCGCGTGCTGCGGCTGATGACAGTGAACTCCGTCGAAGAGAGGATCTTGGCTGCGGCCAGGTACAAGCTGAACATGGACGAGAAGGTTATCCAGGCTGGTATGTTCGACCAGAAGTCGACTGGGTCTGAACGGCAGCAGTTCTTGCAGAGTATCTTGCATCAGGATGACGCTGAAGATGAGGAAGAGAACGAGGTGCCGGACGATGAGACGGTGAATCAGATGATTGCTCGGACGGAGGGTGAGTTTGAAACATTCCAGAAGTTGGACCTGGAACGGAGAAGAGAGGAAGCTAAGTTTGGGCCTAGCAGGAAGGCTCGATTGCTAGAGGAGAAGGAATTGCCGGACTGGTTGGTGAAGGATGACGACGAGGTTGAGAGATGGACTTACGAAGAGGACGAGCCTGGATTCTTAGGACGGGGCTCCAGACAGAGGAAGGAAGTCGATTATAGCGATAGCTTGACAGAGAAAGAATGGTTGAAAGCTATAGACGATGATGGAGCAGACTatgaagaggaagaggaggatgataagaaaaagaagaagactcggaagagaaagaagaagggCGAGGAAGACGACGAGCCTATGCCAAAGAAACGGAGAGGTGCTGGATCCTCCATCGATCCGAAGATGAAGCGTGCCATGAAGAAACTGATCATGGTGGTGGTTAATTACACGGACAGCACCGATGGTAGGCTACTCAGCGAACCGTTCATGAAGCTACCTTCGAGAAGAGAACTGCCAGATTACTATGAGATCATTAAGAAACCGCTGACCATTAATAAACTACTGCAGAAGATCGAGGAGGGAAAG TACACCGATTTCGACGATCTAGAAAAGGATTTTATGCAGCTCTGCAAAAACGCGCAGATTTATAACGAAGAGGCTTCTTTGATACACGAAGATTCTATTGTGCTGCAGTCTGTTTTCACTAATGCCCGGCAGCGGATCGAAGAGGAGGGTAATAATTCTGATATCGATGACAAAG GTGATGGCGACGACGGTTCAGACGCTGACTCGAGTATGcgaatgaagataaaattgaaagggAGAAAGGGCGAGGGTCGAGGTGGCCGGAGGAAAAGGGTCACCAAGAAGTATAtatccgacgacgacgacgacgccgacgacAACTGA